One segment of Desulfosudis oleivorans Hxd3 DNA contains the following:
- a CDS encoding DUF4124 domain-containing protein, translating to MKYRIWTTMFFIAVWCLAPGTASADIYKYVDESGRVHYTNNPDSIPKAAHETVVVDQEVESRSPDPAQPQEMAPEEGAPQETDTPLTRISQQRNHLHTERKNALVKRQQALNEERQALQAENTRLETLRRTANTRAEIERYNAEVEQYNQRTAAYQAQKNAYQQEKELFQKEVEAYQAELKKTLEATLEKMEKSPSQPAASPPPEETP from the coding sequence ATGAAATACCGGATATGGACCACAATGTTTTTTATTGCCGTCTGGTGTCTGGCACCCGGCACTGCGTCAGCCGATATCTATAAGTATGTGGATGAAAGCGGCCGGGTTCACTACACCAACAACCCCGACTCCATTCCAAAGGCCGCCCATGAGACGGTTGTTGTCGACCAGGAGGTGGAAAGCCGATCTCCGGACCCGGCGCAACCGCAGGAGATGGCACCAGAAGAGGGCGCGCCGCAAGAGACCGATACCCCCCTGACCCGGATAAGTCAGCAGCGAAACCACCTGCACACCGAACGAAAAAATGCCCTGGTAAAACGGCAACAGGCCCTGAATGAGGAACGCCAGGCCCTCCAGGCGGAAAACACCCGGCTGGAAACACTTCGCCGCACTGCCAATACAAGGGCGGAGATTGAACGATACAATGCGGAAGTAGAGCAGTACAATCAACGGACCGCTGCCTACCAGGCGCAGAAAAACGCTTATCAGCAAGAAAAAGAGCTGTTTCAAAAAGAGGTTGAGGCCTACCAGGCCGAATTGAAAAAAACACTGGAAGCCACACTGGAAAAGATGGAAAAAAGCCCTTCTCAACCGGCAGCCTCGCCACCCCCTGAAGAAACCCCCTGA
- a CDS encoding GspH/FimT family pseudopilin has translation MNREMKKGFTLMELMVVVAITAVIMAIAIPNVVSWRNNQQLSRAARQVFVDIQATRMSAVKYNQFAFIQFDTGNGTYVAWRDSPDGAASGVLDPGDDNVILRGNMPPGVEMSAAAFSAPNGDTAGFSPMGLCRWPSGAFRSGSVTVTNGVRDSRIILNESGRIRTES, from the coding sequence ATGAACAGGGAAATGAAAAAAGGGTTTACACTGATGGAGCTGATGGTGGTGGTTGCCATTACCGCCGTGATCATGGCCATTGCCATACCCAACGTGGTGTCCTGGCGGAACAACCAGCAGCTTTCCAGGGCGGCCCGGCAGGTCTTTGTGGATATTCAGGCCACAAGAATGTCGGCCGTCAAATACAATCAGTTTGCCTTTATTCAGTTTGATACCGGCAACGGAACATACGTGGCCTGGCGGGATTCGCCGGACGGTGCGGCCAGCGGTGTGCTGGACCCCGGGGATGACAACGTTATTCTGCGGGGCAATATGCCGCCGGGGGTAGAGATGTCGGCGGCGGCTTTTTCCGCTCCAAACGGCGATACGGCCGGCTTTTCACCCATGGGTCTCTGCCGGTGGCCAAGTGGTGCCTTCAGGAGCGGGAGTGTGACCGTGACCAACGGGGTCCGGGACAGCAGGATTATCCTTAACGAGTCCGGCAGGATAAGAACAGAATCGTGA
- a CDS encoding prepilin-type N-terminal cleavage/methylation domain-containing protein: MHSQKHLLRSAYGFTLAELLVAMAAASLIMALVVATYFGQTTTNSSQGQVVAMQQNLRVALQVMEREIMMAGYKPRPGTSVPAAFGIITADADELVISMVEPVTDLDRIDNDSDGTVDESGEKDGRDNDDGGAGEVDEAGEIITIRYQLYDSLGDGDQDLGREELNSNVSVSAIAENIEALEFVYTLADGTQPTPPVSAADLPDIRAIGISILARTEEPSVSGYVDRIIYKTLSGTDWGAYNDAYRRQLSVVTVNRRNF, encoded by the coding sequence ATGCACAGCCAGAAACACCTGTTAAGATCGGCATATGGTTTTACGCTGGCGGAATTGCTGGTGGCCATGGCGGCAGCATCTTTGATCATGGCGCTGGTGGTCGCCACCTATTTCGGCCAGACCACCACCAACAGCTCCCAGGGCCAGGTGGTGGCCATGCAGCAGAATCTGCGGGTGGCCCTTCAGGTCATGGAGCGGGAGATCATGATGGCGGGCTACAAGCCCAGACCGGGCACGTCCGTGCCCGCCGCTTTCGGCATTATCACCGCTGACGCTGACGAACTGGTTATCTCCATGGTGGAGCCGGTAACCGATCTGGACAGGATTGATAACGACAGCGACGGAACGGTGGATGAGTCCGGCGAAAAAGACGGGCGGGACAATGACGATGGTGGAGCCGGTGAGGTGGATGAGGCGGGAGAGATCATCACCATTCGTTACCAGCTTTATGATTCACTGGGTGATGGGGATCAGGACCTGGGAAGGGAAGAACTCAACTCTAACGTGTCTGTCTCCGCCATTGCCGAGAATATAGAGGCTCTCGAGTTTGTGTATACGCTGGCCGACGGCACCCAGCCGACCCCCCCTGTATCGGCGGCCGACCTGCCGGATATTCGGGCTATTGGCATCTCTATTCTGGCCAGAACGGAAGAGCCGTCGGTCTCCGGGTATGTGGACCGGATTATTTACAAAACGCTGTCCGGCACTGACTGGGGAGCCTATAATGATGCGTACCGGCGACAGCTTTCCGTTGTCACGGTGAATCGCAGAAATTTTTAA
- a CDS encoding type IV pilus modification PilV family protein — protein MNAKNSLAKRRANRSCSIGRNGFTLIEVLMAVAIFSIGVLGAASMQTSAVSTTTRLRKATMGVACASDVMERLFSLDFSHPYLSAGTHAPGDGEDEDGDGEDDMPVIPEYNSVFESITWRVDNQDLDVSTAGIDAKVITVTVLWGGGSRNITLTSARTFKA, from the coding sequence ATGAACGCAAAAAACAGCTTGGCGAAAAGAAGGGCGAACCGGTCTTGCAGCATCGGCCGAAACGGTTTTACCCTTATCGAGGTGCTGATGGCTGTGGCCATCTTTTCCATCGGGGTGCTGGGGGCCGCTTCCATGCAGACCAGCGCGGTGAGTACCACCACGCGGCTTCGCAAGGCCACCATGGGCGTGGCCTGTGCCTCGGATGTGATGGAGCGGCTGTTTTCCCTGGATTTTTCCCATCCCTACCTGAGTGCCGGCACCCACGCGCCGGGGGACGGCGAGGACGAGGACGGCGATGGCGAGGATGACATGCCGGTAATCCCGGAATACAACAGCGTTTTTGAGTCCATCACGTGGAGGGTGGACAATCAGGATCTGGATGTTTCAACCGCCGGTATTGACGCCAAGGTGATCACTGTAACCGTGCTCTGGGGCGGCGGTTCCAGAAATATCACCCTGACAAGCGCAAGAACGTTCAAGGCATGA
- a CDS encoding pilus assembly PilX family protein, producing the protein MKTAFDNLKNQNGSVLALVLMVMVTILIIGITAIHDTAIEGKISRNSTIRSISFYRAEAAAREAIQLLENSNTPLTDLIPGSGSAFAWIQDVGFDVQADAGASAINSGLVSNAQYLVVYDGFAEEGEMGMEEDTHLYEYIIYGRGFYDVRDQSDCTLQMAYRRRF; encoded by the coding sequence GTGAAAACCGCATTTGATAATCTGAAAAACCAGAACGGGTCCGTGCTGGCGCTGGTGCTGATGGTGATGGTGACCATTCTGATCATCGGCATTACCGCAATACACGACACGGCGATCGAGGGGAAGATATCCCGCAACAGCACCATTCGGAGCATCAGTTTCTACCGGGCCGAAGCCGCGGCCCGGGAGGCCATTCAGCTGCTGGAAAATTCGAACACCCCTCTGACGGACCTGATACCCGGCAGCGGCAGCGCCTTTGCCTGGATTCAGGACGTGGGATTTGACGTACAGGCCGATGCCGGGGCCTCGGCGATCAACAGCGGTCTTGTGTCCAATGCGCAGTACCTGGTGGTGTATGACGGTTTTGCCGAAGAGGGAGAAATGGGTATGGAAGAGGATACCCATCTGTACGAATATATTATTTACGGCCGGGGGTTTTATGATGTTCGTGACCAAAGCGACTGCACCCTTCAGATGGCCTATCGCCGCCGGTTTTAG
- a CDS encoding PilC/PilY family type IV pilus protein — MNRNIIKCDGKTGPGRAVRTVVCLFVLLLVMSFSAVGAWAGDFGRNQDAGDTADRARRYSLDFSGSGQNDEWDWDYDWIKFSLDQTAEVTFTLTNDSRYSYLRVTNGATDLLGDWVAANTTQVLTLSPGLYYVCVAAYPNGIFTRTRYTLSISAVYGTACYLDADGDGYGDPTDVIYNASCPAGRVANDDDCDDTDPAKWSGALDICDGIDNDCDGDVDEDCATYYRDTDGDGYGDPGHTASAPAAGFVTLSGDCDDTNSAINPGATEVCDGIDNNCDGAVDDINLWYYLDEDGDGYGDPAGELKPCSLTGYEGYVDNGLDCDDFDAAIHPGATEICNNLDDNCDGAIDEGLPVVTYYYDQDGDGWGIPTNSQSGCTPPSGNYVEADDADGDGTDDFDCNDENPRIHPGAFDPCNTTIDENCANGMDDCEESPAGCANLADYPLETRAISANPMVEFLFDDSGSMAWEVMHKGTYNGKFYYQYYYRGVRSASVSDVFNTTSSTDRSFYQTQCADENSLYYNPEYSYVPWPGHTPADPDRPKKSPDSSDTITMNDNFSSIGISNAHYFVKDGGNVYLVDLDSSGVRYYTVSYETGSYYYGRVNSVSLIGSAPTGVNIGSLAEARQNFANWFQFYRTRQNTAKASILQVVNSLSGVKIGVHTINGNNSITIPNTGMLSVDDNKATILGYIEDVGAYSGTPLRLGLKAVGNFFAGDYSGVDSPYSTVAAGGECQAAFAIVMTDGYYNGSNPGIGNADADDANNDFDGPPFADSYSDTLADVAMYFYKNDLRDDLADAVPTNEYDQATHQHLVTYGVCFGLVGTEDPADYPNCPAGGTGACPDPWPSPGTDEGPGRIDNLYHAAINGRGKFISASNPLQLVEAIRAIMDDVVARRGSGASVAVSTQSLKEDTLLFQGSYDSAGWKGDLRAYSISMMTGLINPNHVWSAAAGLDALTDTEAKARNIFTYDGSTGVAFSYDNLSEDQQSSLGETETDQRLVVDFIKGDRSKEQNNENGLFRIRRSRMGDIVHSAPVHVGDTIYVGGNDGMLYAFNALTGAERFAYIPEHLYPYSKLYKLADPNYIHKFYVDNTTFVRNDLLVCGLGRGAKGYFALDVSNPSGFTASDVLWEYPAVTYDGTESDPDMGYTFSRPAVVPCGAYGDVLIFGNGYSSTNQEAVLYVIDIDDTDGSFEESDVKKIYTGVGSTGTGVCNGLSTPTLIDTDQDGDLDIVYAGDLQGNLWKFDLSGTKDTWAVACKDSSGNPKPLFQAKDESGNVQPITTKPAVTKHCAGLGYMVAFGTGQFMAEGDFADMSTQALYGIWDWENAWAAADDELSADQLDRMHYGYLRAPSSGVRLFSEIEASGMFASPNPEVSLTLVKQSQVSLSSSERVTSENDVNWFSPDKWVAQREAGETPYSGGQHVGWYLEFPSGGGERVISDPQIRSSKTGNLLIFMSLVPSIEVCRAGGYSIFNVLDACTGKWEKGVVLDDIYYKPPIIDPPEPPPPLDDDDDNDDGYIGDPDSSLVPYDPGNPPETIEGEKKGMVFWRFIM, encoded by the coding sequence ATGAACCGCAATATAATCAAATGTGATGGCAAAACAGGACCGGGCCGTGCCGTTCGGACGGTCGTCTGTCTTTTTGTTCTCCTGCTGGTCATGTCTTTTTCCGCTGTCGGCGCCTGGGCCGGTGATTTTGGAAGAAATCAGGACGCTGGCGACACGGCGGACCGTGCCAGACGTTATTCTCTTGATTTTTCAGGGTCTGGCCAGAACGACGAGTGGGACTGGGACTATGACTGGATTAAATTTAGCCTGGATCAGACTGCGGAGGTGACGTTTACCCTCACCAATGACAGCCGGTACTCATATCTGAGAGTTACCAACGGTGCCACCGACCTCCTCGGCGACTGGGTTGCGGCAAACACCACTCAGGTTCTCACCCTGTCGCCGGGTCTCTATTATGTGTGTGTGGCTGCCTATCCCAACGGCATTTTTACCAGAACACGATATACCCTGTCCATTAGCGCGGTGTATGGCACCGCCTGCTACCTGGACGCGGACGGTGACGGTTACGGCGATCCGACGGATGTGATTTATAACGCTTCCTGCCCTGCCGGACGGGTGGCCAACGACGACGACTGCGATGACACCGACCCGGCCAAATGGTCCGGTGCCCTGGATATCTGCGACGGCATTGATAACGACTGCGACGGTGATGTTGATGAAGATTGTGCCACCTACTATCGGGACACGGACGGTGACGGGTACGGGGATCCGGGCCATACCGCCAGTGCCCCGGCCGCCGGGTTTGTCACGCTTTCCGGTGACTGTGATGACACGAATTCGGCCATAAACCCCGGCGCCACAGAGGTGTGCGACGGCATCGACAACAACTGCGACGGCGCTGTCGACGATATCAATCTCTGGTACTACCTGGATGAAGACGGGGACGGTTACGGCGACCCTGCCGGTGAGTTAAAGCCGTGCAGCCTTACCGGGTATGAGGGGTATGTGGACAACGGCCTGGATTGTGATGATTTTGACGCCGCCATCCATCCCGGCGCCACAGAGATCTGCAACAACCTGGATGACAACTGCGACGGTGCTATCGACGAAGGGCTGCCGGTGGTGACCTACTATTATGACCAGGACGGTGACGGGTGGGGCATTCCCACCAACAGCCAGTCCGGCTGCACTCCGCCGTCCGGTAATTATGTAGAGGCCGATGACGCGGACGGTGACGGCACCGATGACTTTGACTGCAATGACGAAAATCCCCGCATTCATCCCGGAGCTTTTGATCCCTGCAACACAACCATTGATGAAAACTGCGCCAATGGCATGGACGACTGCGAAGAATCGCCAGCCGGCTGCGCCAACCTGGCCGATTATCCCCTGGAAACCCGGGCGATTTCGGCAAACCCCATGGTGGAGTTTCTGTTTGACGACTCCGGCAGTATGGCATGGGAGGTGATGCATAAGGGCACGTATAATGGCAAGTTTTACTATCAGTATTATTACAGGGGGGTGCGCTCCGCCAGTGTGTCGGATGTGTTTAATACCACTTCGTCCACGGACCGGTCTTTTTATCAGACCCAGTGTGCCGATGAAAACAGTCTGTACTACAACCCGGAATACAGTTACGTGCCCTGGCCGGGCCACACTCCGGCCGATCCGGACAGACCCAAGAAGTCGCCTGACAGCAGCGACACCATAACCATGAATGATAATTTTTCCTCCATCGGCATCAGCAATGCCCACTATTTTGTAAAGGACGGGGGCAATGTCTATCTGGTGGATCTGGATTCCTCCGGCGTCCGATATTATACGGTGAGTTACGAAACCGGATCTTACTACTACGGTCGGGTCAACAGTGTCTCGTTGATAGGGAGCGCGCCCACCGGTGTCAATATTGGGTCCCTGGCCGAGGCGCGCCAGAACTTTGCAAACTGGTTCCAGTTCTACCGGACCCGGCAGAACACGGCAAAGGCATCGATCCTGCAGGTGGTAAACAGCCTCAGCGGGGTAAAGATCGGTGTGCACACCATTAACGGCAACAACAGCATCACCATTCCCAATACGGGCATGCTTTCCGTGGATGACAACAAGGCCACCATCCTTGGCTATATAGAGGACGTCGGCGCATACAGCGGCACCCCATTGCGACTGGGACTCAAGGCGGTGGGCAACTTTTTCGCGGGCGACTACAGCGGCGTTGATTCGCCCTATTCTACTGTGGCGGCTGGCGGCGAGTGCCAGGCGGCATTTGCCATTGTGATGACCGACGGTTACTACAATGGATCGAATCCCGGTATCGGCAATGCGGATGCCGATGATGCCAACAATGATTTTGACGGCCCGCCGTTTGCCGACAGTTACAGCGATACCCTGGCTGACGTGGCCATGTATTTTTACAAAAACGACCTGCGTGATGATCTGGCAGACGCCGTACCCACCAACGAATATGACCAGGCCACGCATCAGCACCTGGTAACCTACGGCGTCTGCTTCGGCCTGGTGGGGACCGAAGACCCCGCCGACTACCCCAACTGCCCTGCCGGCGGCACCGGTGCCTGCCCCGATCCCTGGCCCAGCCCGGGGACCGATGAGGGACCGGGACGGATCGACAATCTCTACCATGCCGCGATAAACGGCCGGGGAAAGTTTATCTCGGCGTCCAACCCATTGCAGCTGGTAGAGGCCATTAGAGCCATTATGGACGATGTGGTGGCGCGGAGAGGGTCCGGCGCGTCAGTGGCGGTGAGCACCCAGTCGCTGAAGGAAGACACCCTGCTTTTCCAGGGGTCCTATGATTCGGCCGGGTGGAAGGGCGACCTGCGGGCCTACTCCATCAGCATGATGACCGGGTTGATCAATCCGAACCATGTCTGGTCGGCGGCCGCCGGTCTGGACGCGCTGACCGACACAGAGGCCAAGGCCAGAAACATCTTTACATATGACGGCTCCACCGGTGTTGCCTTTTCCTATGACAACCTCTCCGAAGACCAGCAAAGCAGCTTGGGTGAAACCGAGACCGATCAGCGGCTGGTGGTCGATTTTATTAAAGGGGACCGGTCAAAGGAGCAGAATAATGAGAACGGGCTGTTCAGAATCCGGCGAAGCCGCATGGGAGATATTGTCCACTCTGCGCCGGTTCACGTGGGCGACACAATTTACGTGGGCGGCAACGACGGCATGCTGTATGCCTTCAACGCCCTGACCGGCGCCGAACGGTTTGCCTATATTCCGGAGCATCTGTATCCTTACTCCAAGCTTTATAAGCTGGCCGACCCCAACTACATTCACAAGTTCTACGTGGATAACACGACTTTTGTTCGTAATGACCTGCTGGTCTGCGGACTGGGCAGGGGGGCGAAGGGGTATTTCGCCCTGGACGTGTCAAACCCGTCGGGCTTTACTGCTTCAGACGTACTGTGGGAGTATCCAGCCGTGACCTATGACGGCACTGAGTCCGACCCGGACATGGGTTACACCTTTTCCCGGCCGGCTGTGGTGCCGTGCGGAGCCTACGGCGATGTACTGATATTCGGAAACGGATACAGCAGCACCAACCAGGAGGCCGTACTCTATGTGATTGACATCGATGACACGGACGGTTCTTTTGAGGAAAGCGATGTGAAAAAGATTTATACCGGCGTGGGCAGCACAGGCACAGGGGTGTGCAACGGCCTGTCCACCCCCACCCTGATCGATACCGACCAGGACGGGGACCTGGACATCGTCTATGCCGGAGACCTGCAGGGCAATCTGTGGAAATTTGATCTGTCCGGCACAAAAGATACATGGGCGGTGGCCTGCAAGGATTCAAGCGGAAACCCCAAACCACTGTTTCAGGCAAAAGATGAGAGCGGTAATGTTCAGCCCATCACCACCAAGCCGGCTGTGACCAAGCACTGTGCCGGTCTTGGCTACATGGTGGCCTTTGGTACGGGCCAGTTTATGGCTGAGGGCGATTTTGCCGATATGTCCACTCAGGCCCTTTACGGCATATGGGACTGGGAAAATGCCTGGGCCGCGGCGGATGATGAACTCTCTGCCGACCAGCTGGACAGAATGCATTATGGGTACCTGCGGGCCCCCAGCAGCGGTGTTCGCCTGTTCTCGGAGATTGAGGCCAGCGGCATGTTTGCCTCCCCCAATCCGGAGGTCTCGCTGACACTGGTGAAACAGAGCCAGGTGTCTCTGTCTTCCAGCGAGCGGGTCACCAGTGAAAACGATGTCAACTGGTTTTCGCCGGACAAGTGGGTGGCCCAGCGGGAAGCGGGAGAGACGCCTTACTCCGGGGGCCAGCATGTGGGATGGTACCTGGAGTTTCCGTCCGGCGGCGGCGAACGGGTCATTTCCGACCCCCAGATTCGAAGCTCCAAAACAGGCAACCTGCTGATCTTCATGTCCCTGGTGCCCTCCATAGAGGTGTGCCGGGCCGGCGGATACTCTATCTTCAACGTGCTGGATGCGTGTACCGGGAAATGGGAAAAAGGCGTCGTGCTGGATGATATCTACTATAAGCCGCCGATTATTGACCCGCCGGAACCGCCGCCGCCGTTGGATGACGACGATGATAATGATGATGGCTATATCGGTGATCCGGACAGTTCTCTTGTCCCCTATGACCCCGGCAACCCGCCGGAGACCATTGAAGGGGAAAAGAAGGGCATGGTGTTCTGGCGGTTTATCATGTAG
- a CDS encoding HAD family hydrolase, translating to MNRFYKICADRLLAPMVPVPTPMAPRGGPAHPVLAVLFDIYGTLFISAAGDTGQQTQHPRTGPLLQEVLKDANLHFPAAVSLALAREIQNAHAQKKADGIDFPEIEIDRLWQKVLNTDDLQAARNAAFAHEMTTNPVWPMPGLEKLTEKIEQKKLAAGIVSNAQFYTPLLFEYFSGCAPEASWALPDLVFYSYRHGVAKPSPHLFDLAARALEKRGILPHQTLFVGNDMKKDMAPARAVGFQTVLFAGDARSLRLHASDPCCKNFYPDMVITDLAQLADAL from the coding sequence ATGAACCGGTTCTATAAAATATGCGCCGACCGGCTGCTGGCCCCCATGGTCCCGGTTCCCACGCCAATGGCGCCCAGAGGAGGCCCAGCGCACCCGGTTTTGGCCGTGCTGTTTGACATCTACGGCACCCTGTTTATCAGCGCCGCGGGCGATACCGGCCAGCAGACGCAACACCCACGGACCGGGCCGCTGCTGCAGGAAGTGCTGAAAGACGCCAACCTTCACTTTCCCGCTGCTGTCAGCCTGGCCCTGGCCCGGGAAATTCAGAACGCGCACGCGCAAAAAAAAGCAGACGGCATCGATTTTCCGGAAATTGAAATCGACCGGCTGTGGCAGAAAGTTCTAAACACCGATGATCTTCAGGCGGCCCGCAACGCGGCCTTTGCCCATGAAATGACCACCAACCCGGTCTGGCCCATGCCCGGCCTTGAGAAACTGACAGAAAAAATAGAACAAAAAAAACTGGCCGCCGGTATTGTCTCCAACGCCCAGTTTTACACGCCCCTGCTGTTTGAATACTTTTCCGGCTGCGCCCCCGAAGCATCATGGGCGCTGCCGGACCTGGTGTTTTACTCGTATCGCCACGGCGTGGCCAAACCCTCGCCCCACCTCTTTGACCTGGCGGCGCGTGCCCTTGAAAAGCGGGGAATTTTGCCCCACCAGACCCTGTTTGTGGGAAATGACATGAAAAAAGACATGGCCCCGGCCAGGGCCGTCGGTTTTCAGACCGTGCTGTTTGCCGGCGATGCCCGGTCCCTGCGCCTTCACGCATCCGACCCCTGCTGCAAAAACTTTTATCCGGACATGGTGATCACCGACCTTGCCCAACTGGCCGATGCATTATAA
- a CDS encoding glycosyltransferase family protein → MKIAVLHYHLKPGGVTTVIDRQVAALKNDLDFLVISGQAPDRPLAVKTEVVADIGYDRPDTPACTDPAAGADRILAAIRRHWPNGCDLIHVHNPLLAKNRHFLRILAALEERGARLLLHVHDFAEDGRPGAWFADDPYPKKSHFCVINSRDKSILIQAGADAAGVHLTPNMVTPLPAAPAPAFVENMALYPVRALRRKNIGEALLLSLFFPGRETVAITLGPNSPSDIAPYNQWKTFARDNGLKVRFEASVGQDFAGLVAGSAFIITTSITEGFGFSFLEPWTAGKTLWGRKLPDICADFEGAGLDLGHLYAAVNIPVEWIGKAVLAEKIKQAVKKSCLAFGLAPATRLDHFTTLADAAFIDFGRLDEAMQQQVLARLMASNAAKETVSAVNPWLNSMGTRVDESHIEQNRNAVQAGFNSAVCAGRLLSAYRAAMSVEVAHNIDKAALVDRFFCPETFSLLKWGAP, encoded by the coding sequence ATGAAAATCGCGGTGCTTCACTACCATCTCAAGCCCGGCGGGGTCACCACGGTGATTGACCGGCAGGTGGCGGCGCTGAAAAACGATCTGGATTTTCTGGTGATCTCCGGCCAGGCCCCGGACCGGCCTCTGGCGGTAAAAACCGAGGTGGTGGCCGACATCGGTTATGACAGGCCCGACACACCGGCCTGCACCGACCCGGCGGCCGGGGCCGACCGAATCCTGGCCGCCATTCGGCGCCACTGGCCCAACGGGTGCGACCTGATTCATGTGCACAACCCGCTGCTGGCCAAAAACCGCCACTTTCTCAGGATTCTTGCCGCCCTGGAGGAACGGGGGGCAAGGCTTCTGCTCCATGTTCACGATTTTGCCGAAGACGGCCGGCCCGGCGCCTGGTTTGCCGACGATCCCTATCCGAAAAAAAGCCACTTCTGCGTCATCAACTCCAGGGACAAAAGCATTCTGATCCAGGCCGGGGCCGATGCCGCCGGGGTCCACCTGACGCCCAACATGGTCACCCCGCTGCCGGCAGCCCCGGCACCCGCCTTTGTTGAAAACATGGCCCTCTACCCGGTGCGGGCCCTTCGCAGAAAAAACATCGGCGAAGCATTGCTGCTTTCCCTGTTTTTTCCGGGCCGGGAGACAGTGGCCATTACCCTGGGGCCCAACAGCCCGTCGGACATCGCGCCTTATAACCAATGGAAAACGTTTGCCCGTGACAACGGCCTTAAAGTGCGGTTCGAGGCGTCCGTCGGACAGGACTTTGCGGGCCTGGTGGCTGGGTCGGCCTTTATCATCACCACCAGCATCACCGAAGGATTCGGTTTCTCCTTTTTAGAACCCTGGACTGCCGGCAAGACGCTGTGGGGCAGAAAACTGCCCGATATCTGCGCCGACTTTGAAGGTGCCGGCCTGGACCTGGGACACCTGTATGCAGCGGTCAACATTCCGGTGGAATGGATCGGCAAAGCGGTGCTGGCAGAAAAAATCAAACAGGCGGTAAAAAAAAGCTGCCTTGCCTTTGGCCTTGCCCCGGCAACACGGCTGGATCATTTTACGACCCTGGCCGATGCCGCCTTTATTGATTTCGGCCGGCTGGACGAGGCCATGCAGCAGCAGGTGCTGGCCCGCCTGATGGCATCAAATGCGGCAAAAGAAACGGTCAGCGCGGTAAACCCCTGGCTCAACAGCATGGGCACCCGGGTGGATGAATCCCACATCGAACAGAACCGCAACGCCGTGCAGGCCGGATTTAACAGCGCGGTGTGCGCCGGCCGCCTGCTTTCCGCCTACCGGGCCGCGATGAGTGTGGAAGTGGCCCACAACATCGACAAGGCGGCCCTGGTAGACCGATTCTTCTGCCCGGAAACCTTTTCTCTTTTAAAATGGGGTGCCCCATGA
- a CDS encoding MBL fold metallo-hydrolase, which produces MFFKQIILDGSGALSYFIGCPKARKACVVNPKKDIEEYMDTAAQFGMQITDIIETAGFEARKSGAVELAGVTGASVWFLEAQEKTSGKVAKTGALFRFGDAEVKVVRESRYTPFAKSLLVIDQAKPDKPWLVLTRRSLCADSRLNEAFAGKNMADELVDTIDFYNTDTRDGITDNIASLARSLFHTSRADIARMSLPA; this is translated from the coding sequence ATGTTTTTCAAACAGATTATTCTGGACGGGTCAGGGGCCCTCTCTTATTTTATCGGCTGCCCCAAGGCGCGCAAGGCGTGCGTGGTCAACCCGAAAAAGGATATCGAGGAATACATGGACACGGCGGCGCAGTTCGGTATGCAGATTACCGATATTATTGAAACCGCCGGGTTTGAGGCCAGGAAAAGCGGGGCCGTCGAGCTGGCCGGCGTCACCGGCGCCTCAGTCTGGTTTCTTGAGGCCCAAGAGAAAACCAGCGGAAAAGTGGCAAAAACCGGGGCGCTTTTCCGTTTCGGCGACGCTGAAGTGAAAGTCGTGCGCGAATCCCGCTACACCCCCTTTGCCAAATCCCTGCTGGTAATTGATCAGGCCAAGCCGGACAAGCCATGGCTGGTGCTTACCCGGCGCTCGCTCTGCGCGGACAGCCGGCTCAACGAGGCCTTTGCCGGAAAGAACATGGCAGACGAACTGGTTGACACCATCGATTTTTACAATACCGACACCCGGGACGGCATCACCGACAACATCGCCTCCCTGGCCCGGTCCCTGTTTCATACCAGCCGGGCCGATATTGCCAGAATGTCGCTGCCGGCCTGA